A window of Microcystis aeruginosa FD4 contains these coding sequences:
- the trxB gene encoding thioredoxin-disulfide reductase, whose translation MTVENLVVIGSGPAGYTAAIYAARANLKPLMFEGFQAGGIPGGQLMTTTEVENFPGFPEGITGPQLMERMKEQAERWGTQCYTEDVISVDLSQRPFTIRSTDREVKANSIIIATGATAKRLGLPSEAQFWSNGISACAICDGATPIFREENLAVIGGGDSAAEEAVYLTKYGSHVHLLVRGEAMRASKAMQDRVLNNPKVTVHFHTQAVDVFGTGGKMAGLRIKNSQTGEISELAVRGLFYAIGHTPNTSLFQGQLELDEVGYVKVKPGTVATSVEGVFAAGDVQDHEYRQAITAAGTGCMAALLAERWLSEHNLIQEYRQSATSEHYETKTVSETPADTEETFDIHKTRHVGGYALRKLFHDGDRLLMVKYVSPTCGPCKTLKPILDKVVDEYDGKIYFVEIDIEADPEIAKMGQVTGTPTVQFFKDRELVKEMRGVKQKSEFRQVIESYQ comes from the coding sequence ACAATTGATGACCACCACAGAAGTAGAAAATTTCCCCGGTTTTCCCGAAGGAATCACCGGTCCGCAGCTGATGGAAAGAATGAAGGAACAGGCCGAAAGATGGGGGACCCAATGCTATACCGAAGATGTTATCTCGGTGGATTTAAGTCAGCGTCCTTTTACCATTCGTTCCACGGACCGGGAAGTTAAGGCCAATAGTATTATTATCGCCACCGGAGCCACTGCCAAGCGCTTAGGATTACCCAGCGAGGCCCAATTTTGGAGTAACGGGATTTCCGCTTGTGCTATCTGTGACGGTGCTACACCGATATTTAGAGAGGAAAACCTCGCTGTCATTGGTGGCGGTGACTCGGCGGCAGAAGAAGCCGTATATTTAACTAAATACGGCTCCCACGTCCATTTATTGGTGCGCGGGGAAGCGATGCGTGCCTCAAAAGCAATGCAGGACCGGGTGTTAAATAATCCGAAAGTTACCGTTCATTTTCACACCCAAGCGGTGGATGTGTTCGGTACAGGCGGTAAAATGGCAGGATTACGCATTAAAAACTCGCAAACGGGAGAAATCAGCGAATTAGCCGTTAGAGGGTTATTTTATGCCATCGGTCACACTCCCAATACTTCCCTATTCCAAGGACAATTAGAATTAGACGAGGTGGGTTATGTAAAAGTTAAACCGGGGACTGTTGCTACCAGCGTCGAGGGAGTTTTTGCCGCAGGAGATGTGCAGGACCACGAATACCGTCAGGCCATCACTGCCGCAGGTACGGGGTGTATGGCGGCGTTATTGGCAGAAAGATGGTTATCGGAGCATAATTTAATCCAAGAATACCGTCAATCAGCCACTTCTGAACATTACGAGACGAAAACCGTTAGCGAAACCCCGGCCGATACGGAGGAGACTTTTGATATTCACAAAACCCGTCACGTTGGGGGTTATGCTTTGCGGAAATTATTCCACGACGGCGATCGCTTGTTAATGGTAAAATATGTTTCTCCCACCTGTGGCCCCTGTAAAACCCTGAAACCGATTTTAGATAAAGTGGTGGATGAGTACGATGGCAAAATTTATTTTGTGGAAATTGACATCGAAGCTGACCCAGAAATTGCCAAAATGGGTCAAGTAACCGGGACTCCCACGGTACAATTCTTTAAGGACCGGGAATTAGTCAAGGAAATGCGCGGAGTCAAACAAAAAAGCGAATTTCGTCAAGTAATTGAGAGTTATCAATAA